From a single Rhodococcus jostii RHA1 genomic region:
- a CDS encoding cold-shock protein, with translation MQATSGEPTCGSTSTSPRPGNGEKGFGFTAPDGGVFVHFSEIAGRGFKTLDEGQHMEYEVSQGQKGVQAENAQTT, from the coding sequence ATGCAAGCAACGAGCGGAGAGCCAACCTGTGGATCTACTTCCACATCCCCGAGACCTGGAAACGGCGAGAAGGGTTTCGGGTTCACCGCCCCCGACGGCGGCGTCTTCGTCCACTTCTCCGAGATCGCGGGCCGCGGCTTCAAGACCCTGGACGAGGGACAACACATGGAATATGAGGTCAGCCAGGGGCAGAAAGGCGTGCAGGCCGAGAACGCGCAGACCACCTAA
- a CDS encoding ISNCY-like element ISRjo3 family transposase produces MFRTVGDQPSLFESVLPQELLRLPAELERVDALLDDPAFFAPFVPYFDPRIGRPSTPMETYLRLMFLKFRYRLGYESLCREVSDSITWRRFCRIPLDGSVPHPTTLMKLTTRCGAAAVDGLNEALLAKATEAKVLRTTTLRADTTVVPSNVSYPTDSGLLAKAIRRIAATGKRIQAAGRATRTTVRDRSRAAGKRAHSIGFKLRSRSAAGRDEALAAVRRTTGELADLAETAATDAERLLTNAKHALRRARTKATARKAQGEHDGAAGRRRGRLARAIDDLEDLVTATRQITAQTRQRLAGQTPDGATRRVSLHDPDARPIAKGRLGKPVEFGHKTQLVEGDDGVIVDHNVERGNPADAPQLAPAVDRVRTRAGRPPRTVTADRGYGEKAVEDDLRDLGVRHVVIPRKGKPSADRRAEEHRPAFRRTIKWRTGVEGRISALKRGYGWDRTRIDSTEGAQIWVGHGVLAHNLVKISTLAA; encoded by the coding sequence GTGTTCCGTACCGTAGGCGATCAACCGTCGTTGTTCGAGTCGGTGCTGCCGCAGGAGTTGCTGCGGCTTCCCGCGGAGCTCGAGCGAGTGGATGCGCTGTTGGATGATCCAGCGTTCTTCGCACCGTTCGTTCCGTACTTCGACCCGCGGATCGGTCGTCCGTCGACGCCGATGGAGACCTACCTGCGGCTGATGTTCCTCAAGTTCCGCTACCGGCTCGGCTACGAAAGCCTGTGCCGCGAGGTGAGCGACTCGATCACCTGGCGCCGGTTCTGCCGGATCCCCTTGGACGGGTCGGTGCCGCACCCGACGACGTTGATGAAGCTGACCACCCGCTGTGGCGCGGCGGCGGTGGACGGGCTGAACGAGGCGCTGCTGGCCAAGGCCACCGAGGCCAAGGTGCTGCGCACCACCACGTTGCGGGCCGACACCACCGTGGTGCCCAGCAACGTGTCCTACCCCACCGACTCCGGTTTGCTGGCCAAGGCAATCCGACGGATCGCGGCCACCGGCAAGCGGATCCAGGCCGCCGGTAGAGCGACACGCACCACGGTCCGGGACCGATCCCGTGCAGCGGGCAAGCGGGCGCACTCGATCGGTTTCAAGCTGCGGTCGCGCAGCGCCGCCGGACGCGACGAGGCCCTGGCGGCGGTCCGGCGCACCACCGGGGAGCTGGCCGACCTGGCCGAGACCGCCGCCACCGATGCCGAACGGCTGCTGACCAACGCGAAACACGCGCTGCGCCGGGCACGCACCAAGGCCACAGCCCGGAAGGCCCAGGGCGAGCACGACGGGGCCGCGGGCCGCCGGCGCGGACGCCTGGCCCGCGCCATCGACGACCTCGAGGACCTGGTCACCGCCACCCGGCAGATCACCGCGCAGACCCGACAGCGGCTGGCCGGGCAGACCCCGGACGGAGCCACCCGGCGAGTCAGCCTGCACGACCCCGACGCCCGGCCCATCGCCAAGGGACGGCTCGGCAAACCGGTCGAGTTCGGCCACAAGACCCAGCTCGTCGAAGGCGACGACGGCGTGATCGTGGACCACAACGTCGAACGCGGCAACCCGGCCGACGCACCCCAATTGGCACCAGCCGTGGATCGGGTCCGCACACGCGCCGGCCGGCCACCCCGCACGGTCACCGCCGACCGCGGCTACGGCGAGAAAGCCGTCGAAGACGACCTACGCGACCTCGGCGTGCGCCACGTCGTCATCCCCCGCAAGGGCAAACCCTCAGCTGACCGGCGAGCCGAGGAACACCGCCCAGCGTTCCGACGAACAATCAAGTGGCGCACCGGAGTCGAAGGCAGAATCAGCGCCCTCAAACGTGGATATGGCTGGGACCGCACCCGCATCGACAGCACCGAAGGCGCCCAGATCTGGGTCGGCCACGGGGTCCTGGCGCACAACCTGGTCAAGATCAGCACCCTGGCAGCGTGA
- a CDS encoding IS630-like element ISRjo2 family transposase has product MRHPVPALEISDGQRVLLESLARSQSGAHREVVRAKALLMASEGVANTAIAQALSVSPGSVANWRVRFAEDGMARLGEVRKGRGRKPSIPQEKIDEIVDLTQNYRPKGETHWSCRTMAEVVGVSKDTVQRVWSARGLKPHRVETFKLSNDPRFEDKLVDVVGLYLNPPERAIVLCADEKSSVQALDRTQASLPMIKGRGETMTHDYKRHGTTTLFAALDVLTGTVIGQCLPRHRHQEFLRFLRTIDREVPKDLEIHLILDNYATHKHEKVRAWLDKHPRFHLHFTPTSSSWLNLVERWFRELTDKALRRGVFHSVPHLIASIEEYLDAHNENPRPYEWTATAESILAKVARGRVALEKIN; this is encoded by the coding sequence ATGAGGCATCCGGTACCCGCCTTGGAGATTTCCGATGGGCAGCGCGTTTTGCTTGAGTCGTTGGCGCGGTCGCAGTCGGGTGCACACCGTGAGGTGGTGCGGGCTAAGGCACTGTTGATGGCGTCCGAGGGTGTGGCCAACACGGCTATCGCGCAGGCGTTGTCGGTATCGCCGGGCTCGGTGGCGAACTGGCGGGTGCGGTTCGCCGAGGACGGCATGGCGCGGTTGGGCGAGGTGCGCAAGGGTCGTGGTCGCAAGCCCTCGATCCCGCAAGAGAAGATCGATGAGATCGTGGACCTGACGCAGAACTACCGCCCGAAAGGCGAGACTCATTGGAGTTGCCGGACGATGGCCGAGGTGGTCGGGGTCTCGAAGGACACCGTCCAGCGGGTGTGGTCCGCTCGCGGACTCAAGCCGCACCGGGTCGAGACGTTCAAGCTGTCGAACGATCCACGATTCGAGGACAAACTCGTCGACGTCGTCGGTCTGTATCTGAACCCGCCCGAGCGGGCGATCGTGTTGTGCGCGGACGAGAAGTCGTCGGTGCAAGCCCTCGACCGGACCCAGGCCTCGCTCCCGATGATCAAGGGCCGCGGCGAGACGATGACCCACGACTACAAGCGTCACGGCACCACCACCTTGTTCGCCGCCCTCGACGTCCTCACCGGCACGGTGATCGGCCAGTGCCTGCCGCGCCACCGCCATCAGGAGTTCCTGAGATTTCTGCGCACCATTGACCGCGAGGTGCCCAAGGACTTGGAAATCCACCTGATCCTGGACAACTACGCCACCCACAAGCACGAGAAGGTCCGGGCCTGGCTCGACAAGCATCCCCGGTTCCACCTGCACTTCACTCCCACCTCCTCCTCGTGGCTCAATCTCGTCGAACGTTGGTTCCGAGAGCTGACCGATAAAGCTCTGCGGCGCGGGGTATTTCACTCCGTACCGCACCTCATCGCCTCGATCGAGGAATACCTCGACGCCCACAACGAAAACCCCCGACCGTACGAATGGACCGCGACCGCCGAATCCATCCTCGCCAAGGTCGCGCGCGGCCGCGTCGCACTGGAAAAGATCAACTAA
- a CDS encoding VOC family protein — protein MSAVTTNQPLGTPTWIDLGIPDLDRAMTFYGSVFGWEFDVGPEEYGRYTMCLLGGNKVAALMPNPDENATEFWWNVYLATDDLDATVARSAAAGGTLLMEPKDIADQGRMAMVRDPSGAQFGLWQGRAHVGCELVNEPNTLLRNDLVTPNPGPARDFYAAVFDFTLDGNDDLPGVDFTFLRRPDGHEIGGIVGDPAASASSWGTLFQVVDTDAVVAAARANGGTADDPTDMPYGRTADVADPFGATFTVGSPLPGGQG, from the coding sequence ATGAGCGCGGTCACGACGAATCAACCACTCGGCACCCCCACCTGGATCGACCTGGGCATCCCGGATCTCGACCGGGCGATGACCTTCTACGGGTCGGTCTTCGGTTGGGAATTCGACGTCGGTCCCGAGGAGTACGGGCGGTACACGATGTGTCTGCTCGGCGGCAACAAGGTCGCCGCGCTGATGCCGAATCCCGACGAGAACGCCACCGAGTTCTGGTGGAACGTCTACCTGGCGACCGACGATCTCGATGCGACGGTCGCTCGGTCCGCCGCCGCGGGCGGCACGCTGCTGATGGAGCCGAAGGACATCGCCGACCAGGGTCGGATGGCGATGGTGCGGGATCCGTCCGGGGCGCAGTTCGGCCTGTGGCAGGGTCGGGCACACGTCGGCTGCGAGCTCGTGAACGAGCCGAACACGTTGTTACGCAACGACTTGGTGACCCCGAATCCCGGCCCGGCGCGGGACTTCTACGCGGCGGTGTTCGACTTCACCCTGGACGGGAACGACGACCTGCCCGGCGTGGACTTCACCTTTCTGCGCAGACCGGACGGGCACGAGATCGGTGGCATCGTGGGCGACCCGGCCGCCTCCGCGTCCTCCTGGGGCACGCTCTTTCAGGTCGTCGATACCGACGCGGTCGTCGCCGCCGCGCGGGCGAACGGGGGTACCGCGGACGATCCGACGGACATGCCGTACGGGCGGACCGCGGATGTCGCCGATCCGTTCGGTGCGACGTTCACGGTGGGTTCCCCGCTGCCGGGTGGGCAGGGGTAG
- a CDS encoding ABC transporter yields the protein MSLVDNLTAALSDTPAAVLVATHDQQMLTDLAHWPRLCLNVDPAR from the coding sequence GTGTCCCTGGTCGACAATCTCACCGCCGCACTGTCGGACACCCCGGCCGCGGTCCTTGTGGCTACCCATGACCAGCAGATGCTCACCGATCTCGCACATTGGCCCCGCTTGTGCCTGAACGTCGACCCCGCCCGGTGA
- a CDS encoding IS256-like element ISRjo4 family transposase — MLTVVHDDDRSNDDVGRSMLDEIVRDGARQMLAAALQAEVAAYIEQFADQVDENGRRLVVRNGYHHERDVLTAAGAVTVKVPRVNDKRVDPDTGERQRFSSAILPAWVRKSPQMNEVLPLLYLHGLSTSDFGPALEQFLGSGAGLSAASITRLTSQWQDEAKAFQDRDLSGTDFVYLWVDGIHLKVRLEQEKLCLLVMIGVRADGRKELVALTDGYRESTESWADLLRSCRRRGMTAPVLAVGDGALGFWRALREVFPETREQRCWFHKQANVLAALPKSAHPGALAAMKEIYNAEDIDKAQVAIKAFELDYGAKYPKAVKKITDDMDVLLEFYKYPAEHWVHLRTTNPIESTFATVRLRTKVTKGPGSRAAGLAMAYKLIDAAQARWRAVNAPHLVALVRAGAVFHTGKLLERPTAISPNAGAVEPASTGAEVA, encoded by the coding sequence GTGCTCACGGTAGTACACGACGACGACCGCTCCAACGACGACGTCGGGCGGTCGATGCTCGACGAGATCGTCCGCGATGGTGCGCGGCAGATGCTGGCGGCCGCGCTGCAGGCGGAGGTGGCCGCCTATATCGAGCAGTTCGCTGATCAGGTCGACGAGAACGGTCGCCGCCTGGTGGTCCGCAACGGCTACCATCACGAACGCGATGTGCTGACCGCCGCGGGCGCGGTCACCGTGAAGGTTCCCAGAGTGAACGATAAGCGCGTCGACCCGGACACCGGCGAGCGACAGCGGTTTTCGTCCGCGATCCTGCCGGCCTGGGTACGTAAGTCCCCGCAGATGAACGAGGTGCTGCCGCTGCTGTACCTGCACGGGCTCTCCACCAGCGACTTCGGGCCGGCGCTCGAGCAGTTCCTCGGATCCGGTGCCGGACTGTCGGCGGCCTCGATCACCCGGTTGACATCCCAGTGGCAGGACGAGGCCAAGGCCTTCCAGGATCGGGACCTCTCGGGCACCGACTTCGTCTATCTGTGGGTCGACGGCATCCACCTCAAGGTGAGGCTTGAGCAGGAAAAACTGTGCCTGCTGGTGATGATCGGTGTCCGTGCGGACGGACGCAAGGAGCTCGTCGCCCTCACCGACGGGTACCGCGAGTCCACCGAGTCGTGGGCTGACCTGTTGCGCAGCTGCCGACGCCGCGGCATGACCGCCCCAGTTCTGGCGGTCGGTGACGGCGCGCTGGGGTTCTGGCGGGCGTTGCGGGAGGTGTTCCCGGAAACCCGGGAGCAGCGATGCTGGTTCCATAAGCAGGCCAACGTTCTTGCTGCGCTGCCGAAGTCGGCGCATCCGGGTGCGCTCGCGGCGATGAAGGAAATTTACAACGCCGAGGACATCGACAAAGCGCAAGTGGCGATCAAGGCCTTCGAACTCGACTACGGCGCGAAGTATCCGAAGGCGGTGAAGAAGATCACCGACGACATGGATGTGCTGCTCGAGTTCTACAAGTATCCGGCTGAGCACTGGGTGCATCTACGCACGACAAATCCCATCGAATCCACTTTCGCCACAGTGCGACTCCGGACCAAGGTCACCAAGGGTCCCGGGTCCCGTGCGGCGGGACTTGCCATGGCCTACAAGCTGATCGACGCCGCCCAGGCTCGCTGGCGGGCGGTCAACGCACCACATCTGGTCGCGCTCGTTCGTGCCGGCGCGGTGTTCCACACGGGCAAGCTACTTGAGCGACCCACCGCCATCAGCCCCAACGCCGGGGCGGTCGAGCCCGCAAGCACCGGAGCGGAGGTTGCCTGA
- a CDS encoding ParB/RepB/Spo0J family partition protein yields the protein MSAGVTSEMVATSSSTSPAASKRKPAARKPAGRKTASRFRKYAGGEDSEELAAAASSGATTQTIGDANTGGITAALAGLAAADGQTVVQVPVLQTVPHPFNDPDRSKPQAGDPKWDELVNGARANGIKVPGLLVTREGFLAQRPELADALGDDAEYVVIYGHRRRAAAIAAGLATIPAVIDDAVMDDHGDLDAMTLENLGRQDLSEIAEARMFARYSELGMGQRAIAEKLGVDQATVSRRLSLLLLAPEVQAAIAEDAIRSAEGAALAGALPYGPARSWQKKPDPAQGTDVRRSEQLAAFTLIAERGMSPTRAAERVLTERKSREQASAAGLDVVDPRERFGESFHEHRLFEVSDVDLTSANVVGAIDPGQGTLVYYAVDKPSRENDDADELAARREAEARSAAAEARREAGKKLAASVPSREKLVTFLIDQYAFGVSALATSQEGWRLAQAFVRLEGLDPAEFRVSAENGDEKRRSEIAWACAVAGYELAAADPSREWGRSDLVYLDLLSERAGYKPTAWEEARLDVARRALSLAD from the coding sequence ATGAGCGCCGGAGTGACATCCGAAATGGTGGCCACCAGCTCATCGACCAGTCCGGCTGCGAGCAAGCGCAAGCCGGCCGCGCGTAAACCGGCGGGCAGGAAGACTGCTAGTCGGTTCCGAAAGTACGCTGGCGGCGAGGATAGCGAGGAACTTGCGGCTGCAGCCTCTTCTGGTGCAACTACGCAGACGATCGGCGACGCGAATACAGGCGGTATTACGGCAGCGCTTGCTGGATTAGCTGCCGCCGACGGCCAAACCGTTGTGCAGGTTCCGGTACTTCAGACCGTACCGCACCCGTTCAACGATCCGGACAGGTCAAAGCCCCAGGCTGGTGACCCGAAGTGGGATGAGCTGGTCAACGGGGCCAGGGCAAACGGCATCAAGGTTCCGGGGTTGCTGGTAACTCGTGAGGGCTTCCTCGCGCAACGACCCGAGCTCGCCGACGCTCTTGGCGACGATGCCGAGTATGTAGTCATCTACGGCCACCGCCGCCGTGCGGCCGCCATTGCCGCCGGCCTGGCGACGATTCCGGCGGTAATTGATGACGCCGTGATGGACGATCACGGCGACCTCGACGCCATGACGTTGGAGAATCTCGGACGCCAGGACCTCTCAGAGATCGCCGAGGCCCGGATGTTCGCTCGGTACTCGGAGTTGGGGATGGGGCAGCGAGCGATCGCGGAGAAGCTAGGTGTCGATCAGGCGACCGTGTCCAGGCGGCTGTCGCTGTTGCTCCTTGCGCCGGAGGTTCAGGCCGCGATTGCGGAGGATGCGATTCGTAGCGCCGAGGGGGCCGCTTTGGCTGGCGCGCTCCCCTATGGTCCCGCGCGGAGCTGGCAGAAGAAGCCGGATCCGGCTCAGGGCACGGATGTTCGTCGTTCTGAGCAACTTGCGGCGTTCACGCTGATTGCTGAACGCGGAATGAGCCCGACACGTGCGGCTGAACGTGTGTTGACGGAGCGGAAGTCTCGGGAGCAGGCATCGGCTGCGGGGCTCGATGTCGTGGATCCTCGGGAGCGGTTCGGTGAGAGCTTTCATGAGCATCGACTGTTCGAGGTTTCCGATGTCGATCTCACGAGTGCCAACGTCGTCGGTGCGATCGACCCCGGTCAGGGAACGCTTGTCTACTATGCAGTCGACAAACCCTCGCGTGAAAACGACGATGCCGACGAGTTGGCCGCGAGACGAGAAGCGGAAGCGCGGTCGGCGGCAGCGGAAGCGCGTCGAGAAGCGGGCAAGAAGCTCGCGGCCTCTGTTCCGTCGCGAGAGAAGTTGGTGACCTTCTTAATCGACCAGTATGCCTTTGGCGTCTCCGCGCTGGCGACGAGCCAGGAGGGATGGAGGTTGGCGCAGGCATTTGTGCGGTTGGAAGGTCTCGACCCCGCCGAGTTCCGTGTGAGCGCTGAGAACGGCGACGAGAAGCGCCGCAGTGAGATTGCCTGGGCGTGCGCGGTTGCAGGTTACGAACTTGCGGCGGCGGATCCCTCCCGGGAGTGGGGCCGTTCTGATCTCGTGTATTTGGACTTGCTGTCCGAGCGTGCCGGTTACAAGCCGACCGCGTGGGAGGAAGCCCGCCTCGACGTTGCGCGCCGCGCACTGTCTCTCGCCGATTGA
- a CDS encoding ParA family protein yields MATYAVATLSGSAGKTTTVTSTATLLAQDGYRVRVLDMDSQANASTWLGYPEASGKTAADVLRRNASIKEVERPARVLRGYDEADQPVYEEIPNLTIVPAARDTLDKLIVELPAVTGGVLHLRDALEEADPVDVTLIDSPGSLNVLVIAGILATTVDEEGPYGSWGLITCTKPSGKENEGIPALEQELRKIKRTYRVDVPLLSIVPCAVPPIGDVYREQMDDLLSEYEDRVTPPIRRASIVDEAYTNYVPVPIYGYRAKTVTSDYRAALTHMQKLGLFGQRAVVA; encoded by the coding sequence GTGGCTACCTACGCAGTAGCAACCCTGTCCGGCAGTGCCGGCAAAACGACGACGGTCACGTCGACCGCCACGTTGCTCGCCCAGGACGGATACCGCGTCCGTGTTCTCGACATGGACAGTCAGGCAAACGCAAGCACCTGGCTCGGATACCCGGAAGCCTCCGGTAAGACCGCGGCCGACGTCCTCCGGCGCAACGCTTCGATCAAGGAAGTCGAACGCCCAGCGCGGGTGCTGCGGGGGTACGACGAAGCCGACCAACCCGTGTACGAGGAGATCCCCAACCTCACAATCGTCCCCGCCGCTCGCGACACACTCGACAAGTTGATCGTGGAGCTGCCCGCAGTAACGGGTGGTGTCCTTCATCTGCGTGACGCGCTTGAGGAAGCGGATCCTGTCGACGTCACCTTGATTGACTCCCCCGGCTCCTTGAATGTTTTGGTGATCGCCGGCATCCTCGCGACAACTGTCGATGAGGAAGGGCCGTACGGATCGTGGGGCCTGATCACCTGCACGAAGCCATCCGGCAAGGAGAACGAAGGCATCCCGGCGTTGGAGCAGGAACTGCGGAAGATCAAGCGGACCTACCGCGTCGACGTTCCGCTGCTGTCTATCGTCCCCTGCGCAGTCCCCCCGATTGGCGACGTTTACCGTGAGCAGATGGATGATCTGCTCAGTGAATACGAGGACAGGGTGACGCCCCCGATCCGTCGTGCGAGCATCGTGGATGAGGCCTACACGAACTATGTTCCGGTGCCGATCTACGGTTACAGGGCAAAGACGGTCACCAGCGACTACCGAGCTGCGCTGACTCACATGCAGAAGCTGGGGCTGTTCGGACAACGGGCAGTGGTCGCGTAG
- a CDS encoding IS630 family transposase — MRNPVPALEISDGQRVVLESLARSQSGAHREVVRAKALLMAAEGMANTAIAQALSVSPGSVANWRARFAEDGMARLGEVRKGRGRKPSIPQEKIEEIVDLTQNYRPKGETHWSCRTMAEYVGVSKDTVQRVWSARGLKPHRVETFKLSNDPRFEDKLVDVVGLYLNPPERAIVLCADEKSSVQALDRTQASLPMIKGRGETMTHDYKRHGTTTLFAALDVLTGTVIGQCLPRHRHQEFLRFLRTIDREVPKDLEIHLILDNYATHKHEKVRAWLDKHPRFHLHFTPTSSSWLNLVERWFRELTDKALRRGVFHSVPHLIASIEEYLDAHNESPRPYEWTATAESILAKVARGRVALEKIS, encoded by the coding sequence ATGAGGAACCCGGTACCAGCTTTAGAGATTTCCGATGGGCAACGCGTTGTACTCGAGTCGTTGGCGCGGTCGCAGTCGGGTGCACACCGGGAGGTGGTGCGGGCCAAGGCGTTGTTGATGGCGGCCGAGGGCATGGCCAACACGGCTATCGCGCAGGCATTGTCGGTATCGCCAGGGTCGGTGGCGAACTGGCGGGCGCGGTTCGCCGAGGACGGCATGGCGCGGTTGGGTGAGGTGCGCAAGGGTCGTGGTCGCAAGCCCTCGATCCCGCAGGAGAAGATCGAGGAGATCGTGGACCTGACGCAGAACTACCGCCCGAAAGGCGAGACTCATTGGAGTTGCCGGACGATGGCAGAGTATGTCGGGGTCTCCAAGGACACCGTCCAGCGGGTGTGGTCTGCTCGCGGACTCAAGCCGCACCGGGTCGAGACGTTCAAACTGTCGAACGATCCGCGATTCGAAGACAAGCTCGTCGACGTCGTCGGTCTGTATCTGAACCCGCCCGAGCGGGCGATCGTGTTGTGCGCGGACGAGAAGTCGTCGGTGCAAGCCCTCGACCGGACCCAGGCCTCGCTCCCGATGATCAAGGGCCGCGGCGAGACGATGACCCACGACTACAAGCGTCACGGCACCACCACCTTGTTCGCCGCACTCGACGTCCTCACCGGCACCGTGATCGGCCAGTGCCTGCCGCGCCACCGTCACCAGGAGTTCCTGCGATTTCTGCGCACCATCGACCGCGAGGTGCCCAAGGACTTGGAAATCCACCTGATCCTGGACAACTACGCCACCCACAAGCACGAGAAGGTCCGGGCTTGGCTCGATAAGCATCCACGGTTCCACCTGCACTTCACTCCCACCTCCTCCTCGTGGCTTAATCTCGTCGAACGTTGGTTCCGAGAGCTGACTGATAAAGCTCTGCGGCGCGGGGTCTTTCACTCCGTACCGCACCTCATCGCCTCGATCGAGGAATACCTCGATGCCCACAATGAAAGCCCCCGACCGTACGAATGGACCGCGACCGCCGAATCCATCCTCGCCAAGGTTGCGCGCGGCCGCGTCGCACTGGAAAAGATCAGCTAA
- a CDS encoding ParA family protein, which yields MSPTQPPRSVLIANQKGGVGKSSIVAAVAGMVSAAGRRVLVVDADQQANVTSSDLGVEGDRGKGLSMALQYAHPLEPTREVRPNLDLIPGGPALAVIGAIAATAAQSGMDLRGNLVSTLNDLQSVEHYDLILIDSGPGDAPLLDALLGTARYLLVPTKDDDASLSGVELLAARYLRARENGSLIQLLGVVLFDANPRATARNREVFEQVEDLLEGSGAAPFETFIRSDRAAAVDLRIRHLTPAELVAAAEDQLKNRIQRLRDKKRLGERLWSRDPSGLASDYQSLTREVLSRLASAEKDEVSGGVA from the coding sequence ATGTCACCAACGCAGCCCCCGCGCAGTGTGCTTATCGCCAATCAAAAGGGCGGTGTCGGCAAAAGCTCGATCGTCGCAGCTGTCGCGGGCATGGTCTCAGCGGCCGGACGCCGGGTGCTCGTCGTTGACGCGGACCAGCAGGCAAACGTCACATCCTCGGATCTCGGAGTCGAGGGGGACCGCGGGAAGGGCCTCAGCATGGCCCTTCAGTACGCGCACCCGCTCGAACCCACCCGAGAAGTCCGACCGAACCTCGACCTCATCCCCGGAGGGCCGGCACTCGCGGTCATCGGCGCGATCGCAGCGACCGCCGCCCAGTCAGGAATGGATCTGCGGGGCAATCTCGTCTCCACCCTCAACGATTTGCAGTCAGTCGAACACTACGACCTGATTCTGATCGACTCAGGCCCCGGAGACGCCCCACTGCTCGACGCATTGCTGGGCACCGCACGGTACCTCCTCGTACCGACCAAGGACGACGATGCAAGCCTGTCGGGTGTGGAGCTCCTTGCCGCCCGCTACCTCCGAGCGCGTGAGAACGGTTCCCTCATTCAACTTCTCGGTGTCGTTCTCTTTGATGCGAACCCACGCGCGACAGCGCGGAACCGCGAGGTCTTCGAGCAGGTTGAGGATCTGCTCGAAGGTAGTGGCGCTGCGCCGTTCGAGACCTTTATTCGGTCCGATCGTGCAGCCGCCGTTGATCTCCGGATCCGTCACCTGACCCCCGCGGAACTGGTCGCCGCCGCCGAGGATCAGCTGAAGAATCGGATCCAGCGGCTGCGCGACAAGAAGCGCCTCGGTGAGCGTTTATGGTCCCGAGACCCGTCCGGTCTCGCGAGCGACTACCAATCCCTTACCCGAGAAGTTCTCAGCCGGTTGGCGTCGGCGGAGAAGGACGAAGTCTCCGGGGGAGTGGCGTGA
- a CDS encoding integrase — translation MSNHDASRPANPTSPETMPSVPSGDDASVSLPGVDDRIVADLDRLQSASTARNYRQDWIRFASWCAPREVSLMPTDPRAVADYVRVNAETRSEAGDRMYSIATLSRWVASINYWHRASGLPLPGRSPCVKDALAQARKAYRQNGDRPTKRAHPLRIDEVEGIVDTSRRDATTWVKRARERRDSALLLMGFAGAFRRCELSMLTIADVAQGRDGDLRIQRVGRRGGLGESLIKHVQSSQDHTMCACCAYRRWLEVVSAVDGFGRPGAIRLLHQQEEFEGHICLSAAPVVQDPALPVFRAIRANGNINAVALSGAAIHAAIRRRAALAGHSHEFVERVGGESLRAGSAAERQDNDSQRDRSLRRAG, via the coding sequence GTGAGCAATCACGATGCGTCACGCCCTGCAAACCCGACATCACCGGAGACAATGCCTTCCGTTCCGTCGGGCGACGACGCGTCGGTGTCGCTGCCGGGAGTCGACGATCGAATCGTCGCTGACCTCGACCGGTTGCAATCCGCCAGTACCGCGAGAAACTACCGTCAGGACTGGATCAGGTTCGCAAGTTGGTGTGCGCCCCGTGAAGTTTCATTGATGCCCACCGATCCTCGTGCTGTCGCTGATTATGTGCGTGTGAACGCTGAGACGCGGTCCGAGGCGGGCGATCGGATGTACTCCATTGCGACATTGAGTCGGTGGGTGGCGTCCATCAACTATTGGCACCGCGCATCTGGATTGCCCCTGCCCGGTCGGTCGCCGTGCGTCAAAGATGCGCTCGCGCAGGCGCGTAAGGCATACAGGCAGAACGGCGACCGCCCAACTAAGCGGGCGCACCCACTTCGTATCGACGAGGTCGAGGGAATTGTCGATACGAGTCGCCGGGACGCGACGACATGGGTTAAGCGAGCGCGGGAGCGCCGCGATAGCGCACTGTTGTTAATGGGTTTCGCGGGGGCATTCCGGCGCTGCGAGCTGTCAATGCTCACCATCGCTGACGTGGCGCAGGGCCGCGACGGCGATCTTCGTATCCAGCGTGTTGGGCGGCGCGGGGGTCTGGGCGAGAGCTTGATCAAGCATGTCCAGTCATCACAGGATCACACGATGTGCGCTTGTTGTGCCTACAGGCGCTGGCTCGAGGTGGTTTCGGCTGTCGACGGCTTCGGTCGTCCCGGTGCGATTCGGTTGCTCCACCAGCAGGAGGAGTTCGAAGGCCACATCTGCCTTTCCGCGGCGCCAGTTGTCCAGGATCCGGCGTTACCGGTATTCCGAGCTATCCGTGCGAACGGCAACATCAACGCGGTGGCGCTGTCGGGCGCGGCAATTCACGCCGCGATTCGGCGTCGCGCAGCTCTTGCAGGCCATTCCCACGAGTTTGTCGAAAGGGTCGGGGGAGAGTCGTTGCGGGCCGGCTCTGCTGCGGAGCGCCAGGACAACGACTCGCAGCGTGACCGATCTTTGCGCCGTGCGGGCTAG